A single Drechmeria coniospora strain ARSEF 6962 chromosome 03, whole genome shotgun sequence DNA region contains:
- a CDS encoding putative MFS transporter translates to MTDKKLDLYVDVDGCSPSDRPPMADGAVTETAPSGGSRPTTTAEDSTVEERRLVRKLDLHIIPLVMGLYLFSFLDRVNIGNARLYGLEADLGLSSTQFQVAVSILFVTYLAFEVPSNLVLKRFTPRRWIAFIAVAWGVIATLTGLVQSYAGLVACRLLLGVVEAGLFPGLTLYLTFFYTKNELALRVGYLFVSAAVAGALGGLLAYGIGHMAGLRGLAGWRWILIVEGLPSVVLGVVTYFALPNDAPTAYFLSEDEKALMERRRGREYGHTKSSEQFGRDDMRKAFVDWKVWAFCVAQFGVDTMLYGFSTFLPTIIDGLGKWTAPQVQLLTVPCYFFGAASYMATAFASDRLQRRGVFCVAFGAVSTLGYAILLSDSASAVHYFACFLVAGGLYVVVGLPLAWLPNNSPRYGKRATATGLQLTVGNMSGIMSAFI, encoded by the exons ATGACGGACAAGAAGCTCGACCTgtacgtcgacgtcgacgggtgCAGCCCGAGCGACCGGCCACCGATGGCCGATGGGGCCGTGACCGAGACGGCGCCCTCTGGCggaagccggccgacgacgacggcagaggACTCtaccgtcgaggagaggcgGCTCGTCCGCAAGCTAGACCTTCACATCATCCCGCTCGTCATGGGCCTCTACCTGTTCAGCTTCCTCGACCG CGTCAACATCGGCAACGCGCGCCTGTacgggctcgaggccgacctcggcctgTCGTCGACGCAGTTCCAGGTGGCCGTGTCGATCCTCTTCGTCACCTACCTCGCCTTCGAGGTGCCGTCGAACCTCGTCCTCAAGCGCTTCACCCCGCGCCGCTGGAtcgccttcatcgccgtcgcctgggGCGTCATCGCCACCCTCACCGGGCTCGTCCAGTCgtacgccggcctcgtcgcctgccgGCTtctgctcggcgtcgtcgaggccggcctctTCCCCGGCCTCACCCTCTACCTGACCTTTTTCTACACCAAGAACGAGCTCGCGCTGCGCGTCGGCTACCTCTTCgtcagcgccgccgtcgccggcgccctgggcggcctcctcgcctaCGGCATCGGCCACATGGCCGGCCTGCGGGGGCTCGCCGGCTGGCGCTGGatcctcatcgtcgagggcctgccgagcgtcgtcctcggcgtcgtgacGTACTTTGCGCTGCCCAACGACGCCCCGACGGCCTACTTCCTGTCCGAGGACGAAAAGGCCTTGATGGAGCGCCGCCGCGGGAGGGAGTACGGCCACACCAAGTCGAGCGAGCAGTTTGGCCGCGACGACATGCGCaaggcctttgtcgactGGAAGGTCTGGGCCTTTTGCGTCGCCCAGTTCGGCGTCGACACCATGCTCTACG GCTTTTCCACCTTTCTGCCCaccatcatcgacggcctGGGGAAGTGGACGGCGCCCCAAGTCCAGCTCCTCACGGTGCCGTGCTACttcttcggcgccgcctcctacatggcgacggcctttGCCTCGGACCGGCTGCAGAGGCGCGGCGTCTTCTGCGTCGCCTTCGGGGCCGTCAGCACCCTCGGCTACGCCATTCTGCTCTCGgactcggcctcggccgtccatTACTTTGcgtgcttcctcgtcgccggcggcctgtacgtcgtcgtcggcctgcccCTCGCTTGG CTGCCCAACAACTCGCCGAGATACGGCAaacgagcgacggcgacgggtcTGCAGCTCACCGTCGGCAACATGTCGGGCATCATGTCGGCCTTTATCTAG
- a CDS encoding NADPH oxidase → MSYELGGYEKPSERSRWTPLTRMLLSGEMTQERQVDLTAREKLDRWMINEGYRRVFVFVFMIAHALIFSFACVHYAVKDSLQGARDLFGFTYTVARSSAVVLHVDVAIILFPVCRTLISMLRQTPLNGIIQFDKNISLHIITAWSIVFFSWVHTVAHWNNFAQVAAKNKLGFYGWLLANFASGPGWTGYVMLVALMGMVLTSVEKPRRANYERFWYTHHMFILFFFFWSLHGAFCMIQPDVAPFCASVGASAVGVFWQYWMYGGFVYLAERVARELRGRHKTYISKVIQHPSQVCEIQIKKEHTRTRAGQYIFFCCPAVSLWQYHPFTLTSAPEEDYISIHMRCQGDFTMAVSQALGCEWGRKGDASKVVGVDGDGNGSGSGNGNGNGVDPALRRILPRVYIDGPFGSASEDVFQYETSILVGAGIGVTPFASILKSIWYRMNYPQKKTRLRKVYFFWICRDFGSFEWFRSLLLAVEAQDVENRIEIHTYLTAKIKADDATNIMINDANADKDTITGLRSPTNFGRPNWDMIFRGVRKLHCPGEAGVFFCGPKGLGSALHVYCNKYTEPGFSYVWGKENF, encoded by the exons ATGAGTTACGAACTCGGCGGCTACGAGAAGCCGTCGGAGCGGTCGAGATGGACGCCCCTCACTCGCATGCTGCTGTCGGGCGAGATGACGCAGGAACGACAGGTCGACctgacggcgagggagaagCTTGACCGATGGATGATCAACGAGGGCTACCGGCGAGT cttcgtcttcgtcttcatGATCGCGCACGCGCTCATCTTCTCGTTCGCCTGCGTCCACTACGCCGTCAAGGACAGCCTGCAGGGCGCCCGAGACCTCTTCGGCTTCACCTACACcgtcgctcgctcgtcggccgtggtgctgcacgtcgacgtggccatcATCCTCTTTCCCGTCTGCCGGACGCTCATATCGATGCTGCGCCAGACGCCGCTCAACGGCATCATCCAGTTCGACAAGAACATCTCGCTCCACATCATCACGGCCTGGTCCATCGTCTTCTTCTCGTGGGTCCACACCGTCGCCCACTGGAACAACTTTGCCCAGGTGGCGGCCAAGAACAAGCTCGGCTTCTACGGCTGGCTGCTCGCCAACTTTGCCAGCGGCCCCGGCTGGACGGGCTACGTgatgctcgtcgccctcatGGGCATGGTGCTGACGTCGGTGGAGAAGCCGCGGCGGGCCAACTACGAGCGCTTCTGGTACACGCACCACATGTTcatcctcttcttcttcttctggTCGCTGCACGGCGCCTTTTGCATGATCCAGCCCGACGTGGCGCCCTTTTgcgcgagcgtcggcgcctcggccgtcggcgtcttctGGCAGTACTGGATGTACGGCGGCTTCGTctacctcgccgagcgcgtGGCCCGCGAGCTCCGCGGTCGGCACAAGACGTACATCTCCAAGGTGATCCAGCACCCGAGCCAGGTGTGCGAGATCCAGATCAAGAAGGAGCACACGAGGACGCGGGCCGGCCAGTACATCTTCTTCTGCTGCCCGGCCGTCTCGCTGTGGCAGTACCACCCCTTTACGCTGACGAGCGCGCCCGAGGAGGACTACATCTCGATCCACATGCGCTGCCAGGGTGACTtcaccatggccgtctcCCAGGCGCTCGGCTGCGAATGGGGCCGCAAGGGGGACGCGAGCAAGGTGgtgggcgtcgacggcgacggcaacggcagcggcagcggcaacggcaacggcaacggcgtcgaCCCGGCGCTGCGGCGCATCCTGCCGCGCGTCTACATCGACGGCCCCTttggctcggcgtcggaggaCGTGTTCCAGTACGAGACGTcgatcctcgtcggcgccggcatcggcgtgACGCCGTTTGCGTCGATCCTCAAGTCGATCTGGTACCGCATGAACTACCCGCAGAAGAAGACGCGGCTGCGCAAGGTCTACTTTTTCTGGATCTGCCGCGACTTTGGCTCCTTTGAGTGGTTCCGAtcgctgctgctcgccgtcgaggcgcagGACGTGGAGAACCGAATCGAGATCCACACGTACCTGACGGCCAAgatcaaggccgacgacgcgaccAACATCATGATCAacgacgccaacgccgacaAGGACACCATCACGGGCCTGCGAAGCCCGACAAACTTTGGCCGCCCGAACTGGGACATGATCTTTCGCGGCGTGCGGAAGCTGCACTGccccggcgaggccggcgtcttCTTCTGCGGGCCCAAGGGCCTCGGCAGCGCGCTGCACGTGTACTGCAACAAGTACACGGAGCCCGG CTTCTCGTACGTCTGGGGCAAGGAGAACTTTTAG
- a CDS encoding ubiquitin-conjugating enzyme, giving the protein MALKRINKELTDLGRDPPSSCSAGPVGEDLFHWQATIMGPGESPYSGGVFFLAIHFPTDYPFKPPKVNFTTRIYHPNINSNGSICLDILRDQWSPALTISKVLLSICSMLTDPNPDDPLVPEIAHVYKTDRSRYEATAREWTRKYAV; this is encoded by the exons ATGGCTCTCAAGCGCATCAACAAGGAGCTCACTGACCTCGGCCG TGACCCGCCCTCATCATGCTCCGCCggccccgtcggcgaggatctG TTCCACTGGCAAGCGACAATCATGGGACCG GGCGAATCGCCGTATTCCGGCGGcgtcttcttcctcgccatccACTTCCCCACCGACTACCCCTTCAAGCCACCCAAGGTCAACTTCACGACGCGCATCTACCACCCCAACATCAACTCCAACGGCAGCATCTGCCTCGACATTCTGCGTGACCAGTGGAGCCCCGCCCTGACCATCTCCAAAG TTCTCCTATCCATCTGCTCCATGCTCACCGATCCCAACCCCGACGACCCGCTGGTGCCCGAGATTGCTCACGTATACAAGACGGACCGATCTCGATACGAGGCCACGGCCCGGGAGTGGACCCGAAAGTATGCCGTCTAG
- a CDS encoding glutaryl-CoA dehydrogenase, giving the protein MLRHALRTVARSSARASTWPVAARSFASASNTPRFNWQDPLASRNLLTEEELAIQETAERYCQERLLPRVLQAYRDEYYDPKILQEMGELGLLGANIEGYGCAGVSSVAGSLITRAVERVDSGYRSGMSVQSSLVMGGIFEFGTEEQKEKFLPDMAKGKLLGAFGLTEPNHGSDPGSMESFAKPHPTKKGFYSLSGSKTWITNSPIADVLLVWAKLQETGKIRGFLIERKDCPPGSLETPAIKDKNGLRASITGMIQMDECPVPEANMFPEVEGLKGPFSCLNSARYGISMGVMGALEDSIARARTYALERKQFKGNPLARYQLIQKKLADAATDASYGVLASIQVGRLKDEGKATPEMISMVKRQNCDTALRNARILQEIFGGNAVSDEYAIGRHVANLFVTQTYEGQSDIHSLFPPSLPIGLGLGTNLSDIMRRSYSGPGHHGHPGLCLAGWTGAPKRKAQAIDEAMSNRTLSTFALGDLMARTTLRRAERHATRLSVSRKMENKMNESSRCFMAVSHALAVTSSSALTLARKYMQDDGSWRLPRNRNDGIAGRPEWRTAMIARRVFSLQAVFLQADSKYSVFLPWPAHSPSASSAVTAVVQSDAKLCSVMGVVVFGDRSYSTEEASVGLSMEAQRRSWQPAC; this is encoded by the exons ATGCTCAGACACGCCCTGCGGACGGTTGCTAGGAGCAGCGCGCGAGCTTCGACGTGGCCCGTCGCTGCTCGTAGCTttgcgtcggcgagcaacACGCCGCGGTTCAACTGGCAGGACCCTCTCGCATCCCGAAACCTCTtgaccgaggaggagcttgCAATACAAGAGACTGCAGAGCGGTACTGTCAAGAGCGCCTGCTCCCTCGGGTACTAC AGGCCTACCGTGACGAGTACTACGACCCCAAGATTCTGCAGGAAATGGGCGAGCTGGGACTGCTCGGTGCCAACATCGAGGGCTACGGATGTGCCGgcgtctcgtccgtcgccggcagcctcATCAcccgcgccgtcgagcgtgtCGACTCTGGCTACCGCTCTGGCATGTCGGTCCAGTCGTCGCTCGTCATGGGCGGCATCTTCGAATTCGGCACCGAGGAGCAAAAGGAAAAGTTCCTTCCGGACATGGCCAAGGGcaagctcctcggcgccttTGGCTTGACGGAGCCCAACCACGGCAGCGACCCGGGCAGCATGGAGAGCTTCGCCAAGCCGCACCCGACGAAGAAAGGCTTCTACTCCCTCAGCGGATCCAAGACATGGATAACCAACAGTCCCATCGCTGACGTGTTGCTGGTGTGGGCCAAGCTCCAGGAGACGGGCAAGATCCGGGGATTCTTGATCGAGCGCAAGGACTGCCCGCCGGGAAGCCTGGAGACGCCGGCGATCAAGGACAAGAACGGGCTGCGGGCGTCCATCACGGGGATGATCCAGATGGACGAGTGCCCCGTCCCGGAAGCGAACATGTTCCCCGAGGTCGAAGGCCTCAAGGGCCCGTTCAGCTGCCTCAACAGCGCGCGGTACGGCATCTCCATGGGCGTCATGGGCGCCCTCGAGGACAGCATCGCGCGCGCGCGGACCTACGCCCTCGAGCGGAAGCAGTTCAAGGGCAACCCGTTGGCCAGGTACCAGCTCATCCAGaagaagctcgccgacgcggcgacgGACGCGTCGTACGGAGTCCTCGCCTCCATCCAGGTCGGACGCCTCAAGGACGAGGGTAAGGCGACGCCTGAGATGATCAGCATGGTCAAGAGGCAGAACTGCGACACCGCTCTGCGAAACGCTCGCATACTGCAGGAGATTTTCGGCGGCAACGCCGTGAGCGACGAGTATGCCATTGGACGACACGTCGCGAACCTGTTTGTGACGCAGACGTACGAGGGCCAAAGCGACATCCACAGTCTGTTTCCTCCGTCTTTACCCattggcctcggcctcggaacGAACTTGTCTGACATTATGCGCAGGTCTTATTCTGGGCCGGGCCATCACGGGCATCCAGGCCTTTGTCTAGCCGGCTGGACGGGTGCGCCGAAGCGCAAGGCCCAAGCGATCGACGAGGCGATGAGCAACCGCACGCTTTCGACATTTGCGCTCGGTGACTTGATGGCCAGGACCACTCTCCGACGTGCTGAGCGGCATGCTACGAGGCTCTCCGTCAGTAGAAAAATGGAGAATAAAATGAATGAAAGCTCACGTTGCTTCATGGCCGTCTCGCATGCGCTTGCTGTCACCAGCAGTAGTGCTTTGACACTGGCAagaaagtacatgcaa GATGACGGCAGCTGGCGGCTGCCACGGAACCGGAACGATGGAATCGCCGGAA GACCTGAATGGCGCACCGCCATGATTGCCCGGCGCGTCTTTTCTCTGCAAGCAGTTTTTCTGCAAGCAgactccaagtacagtgtattTCTGCCGTGGCCGGCGCACTCGCCATCTGCGAGCtccgccgtcacggccgtcgtccagtCCGATGCCAAGCTGTGCAGCGTCATGGGCGTCGTGGTGTTTGGGGACCGAAGCTACAGCACTGAAGAGGCTAGCGTAGGCCTGTCGATGGAAGCGCAGCGAAGGTCGTGGCAACCCGCGTGCTAG
- a CDS encoding peptidyl-tRNA hydrolase domain-containing protein translates to MRFKRYEAFDSQFDQDALAEARAWHQKFQQCHLPKGIMTFARSSGPGGQHVNKTETKAIATYPIKDLLPVLPRSLHACIRASKYYTVGTDSLTFQAQTHRSRTANADANRRKLFDEVLRMYEENTPCETSKEKKEKHKETEKRFHETRIKQKKAASAKKQSRRGPPE, encoded by the exons ATGCGATTCAAGCGGTACGAGGCCTTCGACTCGCAGTTTGACCAAGATGCCTTGGCAGAAGCGCGGGCGTGGCATCAGAAATTTCAACAATGCCACCTCCCCAAAGGCATCATGACATTTGCAAGATCCAGCGGTCCCGGCGGTCAACACGTCAACAA GACCGAGACCAAGGCGATTGCTACGTATCCCATCAAGGACCTCTTGCCCGTCTTGCCAAGGTCCTTGCATGCTTGCATTCGCGCATCAAAGTACTATACTGTCGGCACCGATTCGCTGACCTTTCAGGCACAAACGCATCGGTCAAGGACGGCCAATGCGGATGCCAATCGGAGGAAACTGTTTGACGAGGTTTTGCGAATGTACGAGGAGAACACGCCGTGCGAAACGAGCAAGGAGAAAAAAGAGAAGCACAAGGAAAC CGAGAAAAGGTTTCATGAGACGAGAATCAAGCAGAAGAAGGCAGCGAGCGCGAAGAAGCAGTCCCGCAGAGGACCCCCCGAGTGA